The following proteins are co-located in the Zonotrichia albicollis isolate bZonAlb1 chromosome 1, bZonAlb1.hap1, whole genome shotgun sequence genome:
- the GJD4 gene encoding gap junction delta-4 protein: protein MEHWDSLGFLIVTLNYNVTIVGKLWLVLMILLRLALVVLAGYPLYQDEQERFVCNTLQPGCSNVCYDLFSPVSPFRFWLIQTVSVLLPYAAFSIYVLHRVAVHIVRVHCLLHGCRSNKGLPSPKGVKQLCRGAVVNRVDCGADNLSVLNFSGAYTVQLFVRTLLEVAFAAVQYFLFGFFVPDRFSCHHSPCTSTVDCYISRPTEKSIMMIFIWGVSSLSFLLSLADLVCALRGTTARNQENKQLANLCPEQECRIHLPPAQHSGSSPPQSRDGPAANSCHTSDGSCSPLPEEEEEAVLHPGGVPQQRASPNLSSSNFCVPADLAVQQQSTEEPLCASDHQGTPCSQVRPRLQQDFIKDSALALRPQMEAPLGVSSSVVQGKLLGFYPSAELKSPDEQSNYSSSSCLRSKKSEWV from the exons ATGGAGCACTGGGACTCACTGGGATTTTTGATAGTCACACTCAACTATAATGTGACTATTGTGg GGAAGCTCTGGCTGGTGCTGATGATCCTGCTGCGCCTGGCACTGGTGGTGTTAGCAGGGTACCCCCTGTACCAGGACGAGCAGGAGCGCTTTGTGTGCAACACCCTGCAGCCAGGGTGCTCCAACGTTTGCTACGACTTGTTCTCCCCCGTGTCTCCCTTCAGGTTCTGGCTCATTCAGACTGtgtctgtcctgctgccctATGCTGCGTTCAGCATTTATGTGCTGCACAGGGTGGCTGTGCACATTGTCAGAGTGCACTGTCTGCTGCATGGGTGCAGGAGCAACAAGGGTTTGCCAAGCCCCAAAGGTGTGAAGCAGCTCTGTAGAGGTGCAGTTGTCAATAGAGTAGATTGTGGTGCAGACAACCTAAGTGTCCTTAATTTTTCAGGGGCATATACTGTTCAACTTTTTGTTAGGACCCTACTTGAGGTTGCCTTTGCAGCTGTGCAATAtttcctttttgggttttttgttcctGACCGCTTTTCATGCCACCACTCACCTTGCACGAGCACTGTTGACTGTTACATCTCCAGGCCCACTGAGAAATCCATCATGATGATTTTCATCTGGGGGGTCAGCAGTCTGTCCTTCCTGCTCAGCCTTGCTGACCTTGTCTGTGCCCTCCGGGGAACGACAGCAAGGAACCAGGAGAACAAGCAGCTGGCAAAcctctgcccagagcaggagtgCAGGATACAccttcccccagcccagcacagtggCTCCTCTCCACCTCAAAGCAGGGATGGCCCAGCAGCAAACAGTTGTCACACCAGTGATGGCTCCTGCTCACCTCTccctgaggaggaagaggaggctgtTCTTCATCCTGGAGGTGTCCCCCAGCAACGTGCCAGCCCTAACCTCAGCAGCAGTAATTTCTGTGTGCCAGCAGACCTTGCTGTtcagcagcagagcactgaaGAGCCCTTGTGTGCCAGTGACCACCAAGGAACTCCCTGCAGCCAAGTGAGACCCAGACTGCAGCAAGACTTCATTAAAGATTCTGCCCTGGCTTTGAGACCTCAGATGGAGGCTCCCCTTGGGGTTTCTTCCTCTGTTGTTCAGGGCAAGCTTTTAGGGTTCTACCCTTCAGCTGAGCTAAAAAGCCCTGATGAGCAATCGAATTATAGCAGCTCTAGCTGCCTGAGGTCAAAAAAGTCTGAATGGGTATAG